A window of Cohnella herbarum contains these coding sequences:
- a CDS encoding DHA2 family efflux MFS transporter permease subunit has protein sequence MRAIIAPLMAVIVGMIMVILDSTVVNVALSKFEEEFGSSLNTIQWTFTGYTLALSAVIPLAGWMTDKFGPKRIFMITIALFTLGSALCAAAQTIDQLIIFRVIQGLGGGMVMPIGIAMIFRLAPPERRGSVMGMLGIPMLMAPALGPVLSGWLIENATWHWIFLINVPIGIVALFVGAKYLPKFPQGKPPALDMIGMILAPIAFSSIAYGVSEGGRNSWSADQTVIALAVGGLALLLFVLVELRHRQPLLELRVFRSSDFTRGVLLTWTVQIALFGAMILVPVYLQNVMQYSAFETGLIMLPQAIGSMIFMPIGGRLFDKIGARPLAIVGLLSVSCALYLLSGVQLDTPLIQILIPLFMVGSGMGLSMMSLNTHVLNAAPRELVSRVTPLTTAAQQVVSSFAVAGLTGFLTTRTGDHMKLLGQGENPLEAMVSAFDDTFLLSMSLAFVGFALAFFLRKPKVTPTAAGTGSGIDKPDPAAMMGH, from the coding sequence ATGAGGGCTATCATAGCGCCGCTCATGGCTGTAATCGTCGGTATGATCATGGTTATCCTCGACAGCACGGTCGTTAACGTTGCCTTATCTAAATTCGAAGAAGAGTTCGGCAGCAGCCTCAATACGATTCAATGGACTTTCACCGGATACACGTTGGCATTATCCGCGGTGATCCCGTTAGCGGGCTGGATGACCGATAAATTCGGCCCCAAGCGGATATTCATGATTACGATCGCCTTGTTTACGTTAGGTTCGGCGCTGTGCGCAGCGGCTCAGACGATCGACCAGTTGATAATATTCCGCGTTATCCAAGGCCTTGGCGGAGGCATGGTCATGCCGATCGGGATCGCGATGATTTTCCGTCTTGCGCCTCCTGAGCGACGGGGATCCGTAATGGGAATGCTGGGAATACCGATGCTGATGGCGCCGGCGCTCGGACCCGTGCTGTCGGGGTGGTTGATCGAGAATGCGACCTGGCACTGGATTTTCTTAATTAACGTACCGATCGGGATCGTCGCTTTGTTCGTGGGCGCGAAGTACTTGCCGAAGTTTCCGCAAGGCAAACCTCCTGCTCTGGATATGATCGGGATGATCCTCGCTCCGATCGCTTTCTCTAGCATCGCTTACGGCGTAAGCGAAGGAGGCCGCAACAGTTGGTCCGCGGACCAGACGGTCATTGCCCTGGCGGTCGGCGGTTTGGCGCTGCTGTTATTCGTGTTAGTGGAGCTTCGCCATCGGCAGCCGCTTCTGGAGCTGCGGGTATTCCGTTCTTCCGACTTCACCAGGGGAGTCCTGCTCACATGGACGGTTCAGATCGCCCTGTTCGGGGCCATGATTCTCGTGCCGGTATACCTTCAGAACGTGATGCAATACTCGGCATTCGAGACAGGGTTGATCATGCTGCCCCAAGCGATCGGGTCCATGATCTTCATGCCGATCGGCGGCAGGTTGTTCGACAAGATCGGAGCGCGCCCTCTGGCGATCGTGGGGTTGCTGTCGGTCTCCTGCGCGTTGTATCTTCTCTCCGGCGTACAATTGGATACTCCGTTGATTCAAATTCTAATTCCTCTCTTCATGGTAGGGTCCGGAATGGGTCTGTCCATGATGTCGCTGAATACGCACGTTCTGAACGCTGCCCCTCGCGAGCTCGTGAGCCGAGTCACGCCGCTTACGACGGCGGCGCAACAAGTCGTGTCATCGTTTGCGGTAGCCGGTCTGACCGGATTCCTAACGACTCGGACCGGAGATCATATGAAGCTGCTCGGGCAAGGCGAGAACCCGCTGGAAGCGATGGTATCCGCGTTCGACGATACGTTCCTGTTGTCCATGAGCTTGGCGTTCGTCGGCTTCGCGCTCGCATTTTTCCTTCGTAAGCCGAAGGTTACGCCAACCGCGGCAGGAACCGGAAGCGGTATTGATAAGCCGGATCCTGCAGCCATGATGGGGCACTAA
- a CDS encoding ribosomal maturation YjgA family protein: MSYLIVAIIVMFLGIVSRRYGDSLPEPVAEHSGDVLWAGMIYFGVRMLFAQKSCSRAFGIALTFCFAIEISQLYQAEWINAIRATTLGALVLGKGFLAADLIRYSIGVAVSFGLDRYINNRILRSG, from the coding sequence ATGTCCTATTTGATTGTTGCCATTATCGTCATGTTCTTAGGGATAGTCTCCAGGAGGTATGGAGATTCGTTGCCTGAGCCTGTTGCCGAACATTCCGGCGACGTATTGTGGGCTGGGATGATTTATTTCGGCGTACGTATGCTATTCGCTCAGAAGAGTTGTTCCCGGGCATTCGGAATCGCTTTAACGTTCTGCTTCGCCATCGAAATCAGTCAACTGTATCAAGCGGAATGGATCAACGCGATCAGAGCGACTACCTTAGGCGCTTTAGTTCTGGGAAAAGGATTCTTGGCAGCGGATCTAATCAGATATAGCATTGGAGTCGCGGTTTCTTTCGGGTTGGACAGATATATCAATAACCGAATTCTTAGGTCCGGTTGA
- a CDS encoding TetR/AcrR family transcriptional regulator translates to MLAAIDLISEKGYNGATTVEIAALAGLSEKTLFRRFNSKQNLLESAFDRYHYAEEMKKLFSEKLVWDLHTDLLLISRTYHSIMNRNRKMVMISMKEVSNLPGFRERTQMHPKQLLDFLTDYFRTMAEKGKMKVSKPELQAFTFMMANFGAFVNDLESAFLYPSISLEPFIEESVRIFTRAFTP, encoded by the coding sequence ATGTTGGCGGCGATCGATCTTATCTCGGAGAAGGGCTACAACGGGGCAACCACCGTGGAAATAGCCGCATTGGCCGGCTTAAGCGAGAAGACGCTGTTTCGCCGTTTTAACAGTAAGCAGAATCTCCTGGAATCCGCTTTCGACCGATATCATTATGCCGAAGAGATGAAGAAGCTGTTTAGCGAGAAGCTCGTATGGGATTTGCATACGGATTTGCTTCTGATTAGCCGAACGTACCATAGCATCATGAACCGTAATCGGAAAATGGTTATGATCAGTATGAAGGAAGTGTCCAATTTACCCGGATTTCGGGAACGAACCCAGATGCATCCGAAGCAACTGCTCGACTTCCTGACCGACTATTTCAGAACGATGGCCGAGAAAGGAAAAATGAAAGTATCGAAGCCGGAGCTACAGGCGTTCACTTTCATGATGGCGAATTTCGGGGCTTTCGTTAACGATCTCGAATCCGCGTTTCTTTATCCAAGCATCTCGCTTGAACCGTTTATTGAAGAGAGCGTCCGTATATTCACTAGGGCTTTTACTCCCTAG
- a CDS encoding ABC transporter ATP-binding protein: protein MLSRYLLPQRTTLIGLAALLFASIGLQLVNPQIIRYFIDTAQSDKSLTPLYYAALLFIGFSLFQQIVSVIATYVSENLAWRTTNQLRGDLAEHGLKLDMSFHKSNTTGSIIERVDGDVNALANFFSSFIIHLAGNLLLMLGIIILLFRENILIGSAMLLFVLFAVYIIQWIRKFALPIWTKWRQINAEFYGFIGEHLEGTEDTRANGATGFVMNRFYSLLRRMLPIRTKAFLGFASMWITTIIIFALGNAMAFAVSAYLWKQGSITIGTVYLIFYYTELLAKPIEKIRTQIEDLQKADASLVRIRELLGTRSKIEDGPGAKLSSGPLSVEFRDVTFSYDDDQPTLDDIALQLEPGEVLGLLGRTGSGKTTLARMLLRFYDPQRGIIALGGTDIKQCKLSELRTKVALVTQNIEILQGSVRDNLTLYDETISDSDIVRVLGELGLKGWYASLPEGLDTLLASGGGSLSAGEAQLLAFARVFLTDPGLVILDEASSRLDPLTEYRMEQAIDKLLTDRTCVIIAHRLSTVERADKIVILEQGRIVEAGIRTKLASDPNSRFSGMLAAGLEEVLA from the coding sequence ATGCTAAGCCGGTACCTGCTACCGCAGCGAACGACGCTGATCGGCCTAGCCGCACTGCTCTTCGCATCGATCGGGTTGCAATTGGTTAATCCGCAGATAATCCGATATTTTATCGATACCGCGCAGTCGGACAAATCGCTGACGCCTCTGTATTACGCAGCATTGCTGTTCATTGGCTTCTCTCTATTCCAGCAGATTGTATCGGTCATCGCGACTTACGTGAGCGAGAATCTAGCATGGCGGACGACGAATCAGCTGCGCGGAGACTTGGCTGAGCATGGGCTCAAGCTGGATATGTCCTTCCATAAGTCGAATACGACGGGGTCGATCATCGAACGCGTGGATGGGGACGTGAACGCGCTCGCCAATTTTTTCTCCAGCTTCATTATTCATTTGGCGGGAAACTTACTATTAATGCTAGGCATTATCATTCTCCTCTTCCGTGAAAATATTTTGATAGGATCGGCGATGCTCTTATTCGTCCTGTTCGCTGTCTATATCATTCAATGGATTCGCAAATTCGCGCTACCCATCTGGACCAAATGGCGGCAGATCAATGCCGAATTCTACGGCTTTATCGGCGAGCATCTGGAAGGAACCGAGGATACGCGGGCTAACGGAGCGACCGGTTTCGTCATGAACCGGTTCTACTCGTTGCTGCGCAGAATGCTGCCTATTCGTACGAAAGCGTTCTTGGGATTCGCTTCGATGTGGATCACTACGATTATTATTTTCGCTCTAGGCAATGCCATGGCATTCGCCGTAAGCGCCTATCTATGGAAACAAGGCAGCATTACGATCGGTACGGTCTACTTGATCTTCTATTACACGGAGCTGCTCGCCAAACCTATCGAGAAAATCCGCACCCAGATCGAGGATCTGCAGAAAGCGGACGCCAGTCTGGTTCGGATCCGCGAGCTGCTAGGCACCCGATCGAAGATCGAGGACGGTCCGGGCGCGAAGCTGTCATCCGGGCCGCTATCGGTGGAATTCAGAGACGTGACGTTTAGTTATGACGACGACCAGCCTACGTTGGACGACATCGCGTTACAGCTTGAACCGGGAGAAGTGTTAGGGCTGCTAGGCCGAACCGGGAGCGGGAAAACAACGTTAGCCCGCATGTTGCTTCGGTTCTATGACCCGCAACGGGGAATCATCGCGCTGGGCGGAACGGACATCAAGCAATGCAAGCTTAGCGAACTCCGGACGAAAGTCGCGCTAGTCACGCAAAATATCGAAATTCTGCAGGGCAGCGTAAGGGACAATTTGACCCTGTACGACGAGACGATATCGGATTCGGATATCGTCCGGGTGCTGGGCGAGCTCGGACTTAAAGGGTGGTACGCCTCTTTACCCGAGGGGCTCGATACCTTGCTCGCTTCGGGAGGGGGCAGCTTATCCGCCGGAGAAGCGCAACTGCTGGCTTTCGCTCGGGTGTTCCTAACCGACCCCGGCCTGGTTATTCTAGACGAAGCCTCTTCGCGCCTTGATCCGCTGACGGAATACCGCATGGAACAGGCGATCGATAAGCTGCTGACGGATAGAACGTGTGTCATTATCGCGCATCGCCTGTCTACGGTGGAGCGGGCGGACAAGATCGTTATTCTGGAGCAAGGCAGAATCGTGGAAGCCGGGATACGGACTAAACTGGCCTCCGATCCGAATTCGCGGTTCAGCGGCATGCTGGCCGCCGGGCTCGAGGAGGTGCTGGCGTGA
- a CDS encoding ABC transporter ATP-binding protein encodes MSTFTYMWRLIKYRKGWYILNALVWTGIYLMPIVPGLITKEFFDSLSGDSTMGVGIWGLIALLVSFALARSAIVYLGFITDVNYRFRMGMLLRRNLLEHILKEPGARAIPCSPGEAISHFRDDVDQSEEAVSWSVDVFGMTCFAVVACFILLRIDAQMTMLVFLPLVVVIVAAQLATTRLQKYRSASRESTAKVTGAISEMFGNVQAIQVAGAEQRVTARFRELNDNRRKSMLKDKLMTEVLDSVFSNTVNLGTGLILLLAGQKMRGGDFTVGDFSLFVYYLTFVTQFISNFGKFLTYFKQMSVALLRLTGILQGAPAQVLTEPNSLNLSKRNEGQSEKGNAHPSVERLERLEAESLTYKYPETGRGIEGVNLRLKRGTFTVVTGPIGSGKTTLVRTLLGLLPQDRGTVRWNGEAIGDAGTFFIPPRSAYTAQVPRLYSATLRENILLGQPDNSEQLERALHTAVLEEDIEHLQLGLDTVIGPRGVKLSGGQAQRTAAARMLVRDAELYVFDDLSSALDVDTEQKLWTRLFGDRNDATCLVVSHRKAALSRADHIIVMKDGRIEAEGTAERLLAENDSFRKLWHGDESS; translated from the coding sequence GTGAGCACGTTTACTTACATGTGGCGATTGATCAAGTACCGCAAAGGTTGGTACATTCTGAACGCGCTCGTCTGGACGGGGATTTATCTGATGCCGATCGTTCCCGGACTGATCACGAAAGAGTTCTTCGATTCCCTGTCCGGCGACTCGACGATGGGAGTCGGAATATGGGGATTGATCGCTTTATTGGTAAGCTTCGCATTGGCTCGAAGCGCCATCGTCTACCTTGGTTTTATTACCGACGTCAACTACCGGTTCCGCATGGGAATGCTGCTTCGCCGGAATTTGCTCGAGCACATTCTGAAGGAGCCCGGCGCTCGGGCGATTCCCTGCTCGCCGGGAGAGGCGATCAGCCATTTCCGGGACGACGTCGATCAATCGGAGGAAGCGGTAAGCTGGTCCGTCGACGTATTCGGAATGACGTGTTTCGCCGTCGTCGCTTGCTTTATCTTGCTGCGTATCGATGCCCAGATGACGATGCTCGTTTTCTTGCCGCTCGTGGTCGTTATCGTGGCGGCCCAGCTTGCGACGACCCGGCTGCAGAAATACCGTTCCGCCAGCCGGGAATCGACGGCGAAGGTCACCGGTGCGATCAGCGAGATGTTCGGTAACGTGCAGGCGATTCAAGTCGCGGGTGCCGAGCAACGGGTGACGGCGCGATTCAGGGAGCTGAACGACAATCGCCGGAAGAGCATGCTGAAAGATAAGCTCATGACCGAAGTGCTCGATTCCGTGTTCTCGAATACGGTTAACCTTGGGACGGGGCTGATCTTGCTGCTTGCAGGGCAGAAAATGCGCGGAGGGGATTTTACGGTAGGCGACTTCTCGCTGTTCGTCTATTATTTGACATTCGTAACGCAGTTTATATCCAACTTCGGCAAGTTCCTGACCTACTTCAAGCAGATGTCCGTGGCTTTGCTGCGGTTGACGGGAATATTGCAAGGGGCTCCCGCTCAAGTTCTGACCGAGCCGAATTCTCTGAACCTCAGTAAGAGGAATGAGGGACAATCAGAGAAGGGTAACGCTCATCCCTCAGTCGAACGATTGGAACGGCTTGAAGCGGAGAGTCTGACTTATAAGTATCCGGAAACCGGCAGAGGGATCGAAGGCGTAAATCTTCGTCTGAAGAGAGGGACGTTCACGGTCGTGACGGGACCGATCGGCTCCGGCAAAACGACGCTCGTACGGACATTGCTCGGGTTGTTGCCCCAAGATCGCGGAACGGTCCGTTGGAACGGAGAGGCAATCGGCGACGCGGGGACGTTCTTCATCCCTCCGCGAAGCGCGTACACGGCTCAGGTTCCGAGATTGTACAGCGCTACGCTGCGCGAAAATATATTGTTAGGGCAGCCGGATAACTCCGAGCAGCTCGAGAGAGCTCTGCATACCGCCGTGCTGGAAGAGGACATCGAACATCTGCAGCTTGGCCTCGATACCGTTATCGGCCCTCGCGGGGTGAAGCTGTCGGGCGGCCAAGCGCAACGGACTGCCGCGGCCCGCATGCTCGTTCGCGATGCGGAGCTGTACGTGTTCGACGATCTGTCCAGCGCGCTCGACGTGGATACGGAGCAGAAGCTCTGGACTCGGCTGTTCGGCGACCGCAACGATGCGAC